One region of Phycicoccus sp. M110.8 genomic DNA includes:
- a CDS encoding zinc-dependent alcohol dehydrogenase family protein: MHAVVYHGPGRKSWEEVPTPSIQDDTDAIVRVDAVTICGTDLHILKGDVPAVTDGRILGHEAVGTVESIGAGVKNLSPGDRVLVSCITSCGSCRYCREGRYGQCLGGGGWILGHLIDGTQAEYVRVPFADTSTFAIPAGVTDEEVLMLADIGPTGYEVGVLNGHVRPGDVVAVVGAGPIGLSSIMGAKLFSPSHVVAIDVAGSRLDAAKRVGADVVVDASRDDALEVVRGLTDGLGADVAIEAVGIPGTFEQCAALVRPGGTVANVGVHGKPATLHLEDLWIKDVTITTGLVDTYSTPTLLRLLASRQLDLGQLVTHHFHLDEFMDAYEVFANAADTQALKVVLTARS, encoded by the coding sequence ATGCACGCCGTCGTCTACCACGGACCGGGCCGCAAGTCGTGGGAGGAGGTCCCCACGCCCTCGATCCAGGACGACACCGACGCCATCGTCCGGGTCGACGCGGTCACCATCTGCGGCACCGACCTGCACATCCTCAAGGGCGACGTCCCGGCGGTGACCGATGGTCGCATCCTCGGCCACGAGGCGGTCGGCACGGTCGAGTCGATCGGTGCCGGGGTCAAGAACCTCTCCCCCGGCGACCGCGTCCTCGTCTCGTGCATCACCTCGTGCGGGTCGTGCCGGTACTGCCGCGAGGGCCGGTACGGGCAGTGCCTCGGCGGCGGCGGCTGGATCCTCGGCCACCTCATCGACGGCACGCAGGCCGAGTACGTGCGGGTGCCGTTCGCCGACACCTCCACCTTCGCCATCCCCGCCGGCGTCACCGACGAGGAGGTCCTCATGTTGGCCGACATCGGCCCCACCGGGTACGAGGTCGGCGTCCTCAACGGGCACGTGCGCCCCGGTGACGTCGTCGCCGTCGTCGGCGCCGGCCCCATCGGGCTCTCCTCGATCATGGGCGCCAAGCTCTTCAGCCCCTCGCACGTCGTCGCCATCGACGTGGCCGGCTCGCGACTCGACGCGGCCAAGCGGGTCGGCGCCGACGTCGTCGTCGACGCCTCGCGGGACGACGCGCTCGAGGTGGTCCGCGGGCTCACCGACGGGCTCGGCGCCGACGTCGCGATCGAGGCCGTGGGCATCCCCGGCACCTTCGAGCAGTGTGCGGCGCTCGTGCGCCCCGGCGGCACCGTCGCCAACGTCGGCGTCCACGGCAAGCCGGCCACCCTGCACCTCGAGGACCTGTGGATCAAGGACGTCACCATCACGACCGGCCTCGTCGACACGTACTCGACGCCGACCCTGCTGCGGCTGCTCGCCAGCCGGCAGCTCGACCTCGGCCAGCTCGTGACCCACCACTTCCACCTCGACGAGTTCATGGACGCCTACGAGGTCTTCGCCAACGCGGCGGACACCCAGGCCCTCAAGGTCGTCCTCACGGCTCGGTCCTGA